AGCATCTTCAGGGCATCAGCCACTATGCCCACATACTCCCGGGCTGACAGCAGTTTGGGGGCGGCGGGCGCCCGTAGAGCGGGGAAACCCAGGGGGACCTCCTCACGGGCGCTGCTGAAGGCAGGGTGCCGGGCTAGACCGTCCTGTGGTGCTGCGTCGTCGTAGAAGCCCAGCACCAGGGTGTTGGGGCGCATCCCACCTGCCAGAGAGACCGCACCAACCCGGATGAGCAGATGTTGGCACTGCAGGTGCCAATGAAGCCCAGCTTCACTTTGGCATTGCTCACCCTGGTGATTCCAGACCCCTCAGCATGACGCACATGGATCCCTCCAAGACCCAACTTGGTCTTGCCCACCCAACACCTCTCCAAGCTCCAACTTGGCTTTGGCACTGCCCCCACCGGGTGCTTCCAAGCCCCTTGGGATTGCCCATCCAGGTGTCTTCAAGCTTCTCAACATTGCCAATACAGATGCCTCCAAGCCCCAACTTGGCTTCAGCACTGCTCACCCCAGATGCCTCCAAGCCCCACCTCAGCTTTGGCATTGTCCATCCAGGTGCCTCCAAACCCCTTGGCaccctgcagaggcagcagggtgGACCCCCACCCATGCCCAGTCCGGGCGCCACTCACCAAGGCCAGAGGTGAAGAGGAGCTGCCGGACACCATGCCGCACCGAGGGCGCGAGGGTGAGGCTGACGAAGGCCTTGACGTTCAGCTTGTCCACCAAGCTCAGCCACGagtcctgctggggctgcagcgggTCCGAGGGCAGCGTGTCTGGAGGAGGAGCATCAGAGGGTCAGGTACCCCATACTGGGGGCTCGCTCTGGTGTACTCGCAGCAGCCCCCCTGCAAAAACAGTGCCAACCCCCATACCCATCCCATCACCCACGAGACAAGGAGCGTGGAAGCAGGTGCTTCCAGCCAGAGATATGAAATTATACATAAGTATATGAAAAATACCCAGGCAgctccatcccccctccccaatttCAGGCCATTAGTCACCACGGCAACGGCGAGGGGGGGGAGCAAAGCCCAGGAATCCGCtagggaggggatggggacagccacaGCATGTGCCAGGGATCACGCGTGTGCAAACCAACAAGCACCAGGGTGCAAACATGCCTGAGCACGTGGACACACAGCAGGAAGCATGAGGTAAGGATGGACTCAGGCACCTGCGTGTGCAAGGCTGTGCTGAGTGTGTGCCCACGTGTGTGCTGGGTGTGCGCAGGCACTGACCTGTGCAACAGGGCCGTGCTGCACGGGGGACCAGAGGAGCCTGGGTGGCGCGTGCCATGTGTGCACCCCAGCACTGACATGTGCAGGACCCCCATGTGCACATGTAGGGATGTGTGTGCTCAAGTATTCATGTGCAAGCACGTGTGCACAGGAGACGTGGGACAGACCCAAGCCAtgtcccccatgtgtcccccctaTGTCCCCCATAAGAAGCCAAGCCCAAGGTGCCACAGGTGTGCCCAAAACGCTGACATTCCCTCGCTTCAAGGACTCCAGGAGCCCTCCAGCACTGCAGCAAGGGGTGGAGGCCACCAGCACTGGCGACAGTGCAGATCCTCACCTAAGTCCTGCAATTCAACATGGCCCAGAACATAGAGTCCGCTCTTCTTGAGGTCGTTGACAAAGTCAATGAGGCGGGCACTGCTCCGTGGGTTCTGCACCATCAGCAGCATCTGCGGGCGCCAGAACTTGACGTGGTCCTTCCTCACATCCAGCATCAGCAGGTATTTCCGcacctggagggagggagggtgggcagcaggtGAGGAACCCTCCTTCTTTCAAAAACCATAAATGGGGATGACAGCCCCAAGGACACGCTGCCCAGGATGGAGCTGCCACAGGGACACCATCTTGGGGACACCAGCTCTCCACCCcatgaggggagagcagaggacaGCGCTCACCTGGTGGAAGATGAGGGCCTGGCTGATGTAGCCCCAGGTGCTACTGGGTGAGAGGTAGTggagagcgaggaggaggaggaggaggaagcccagGCTCGCTGAGGCCGACACAGGGCTGATGAGGAACATCATGACGCAGCAGCCCGCGATGCCCAGCAGGCACGTGTGCCAGGTGAAGTACCGGAAGGTGGgcctggagcagggagaagggggaCACCCGCTACCATGTGGCCCTCATGCCAGCTGTAGGGCAAGCACAGCTATAAGGAAGGCTGTGCCAAGGTGCCAACCAGCCACCCCCAGCGAACCCCGCTGTGCCAGCCCAGGGCATGTTGGGCACCCCATATGCCTacgggagagggcagagaggggagaTGGTACCTCCCAGGGCACTGGGCAGCCCCttgctgccagcccctggcaAACAGGGGTAGTGATGGCTAtggggctgtggctgccctggcacagcccggcgggggggggcaggtaGTGTCACAGGCAGCGTGTGGCAGTGCCGGCAGCCACGGCGCCTACTCAGCCTGGTGCAgggaggcggaggcggggagGCAAGAAGCTGTTATTTTCTCTaattgttgtttttcctgaaaggTAATTAAAATCCTTTTCCGCTGCGCTTGATGGGGACCTCAGTGTGGGGAGGGGCAGCACCagatgtggggtgggggaggggaccATTGCCAcccaccccagcagcctcccactGCTCCAGGCACTCATCCTGCCCATCCGTGCCCGGCCAAGAGAGCAGCTGGGGGGCGGGCTAAGCCCCTGCCTGGCACAGACACCATCTCTCCCTTGGGAATGGGGTGCTCTAGGGGACCCTCGGGCAGTGCCACCCCGCCCTGCTTGGGCACCACCTCTGTCCCACCTGGGGGACTCTCCCTGCTTCGGAGGCACAGCACCCTGCACCGAGGGTGGCAGGCATCACTAGGAGGGAGGTGAGGCTCCCCACAGTCACcttgctgtgccccccccagatttgggcagccctgccaggccagccctgtgccagggtACCCCCCGCCCCAGGCTGCGGCTGCCTGCCACACACACTCCTCCTTCCTGGAAGatcttctcctccccccacccaggatcccccctccctcccccttctccattAGTTTAATTAGCGCTAATGGAAAGTGGGCTCCATCACCGCTTGGCAAGCTGCCTGGGGGATGCCGGGTGGGCAGAGGCTATAAATTACCTCCGGAAAGCCTaaggggagggggcgggtgatACCCAGCACCGCTGGATTTATCTGTACCCACTCAGCAAAGCGGTACCGGGGTGTGGGGACTGTGACAAGCCAGTGCCATGCTTGGACCTGGCCCCTTCTCCCTCCCGAGGGATGGGGGTGTCTTTGCCCCCCTTAACACACAGGAGAAGGGTGCTCAGCATCTCTGGCAGCGGGCACAGGGATGGCAGGAGAACCACACACGGACAGATGGACAGACGGGTGCCTGCCCAGCATCTCGGCACAGCCTCCCTCCCCTGTGCCAGCAGGTACCTGAAGTTGGGGGCTGATGCCCACTCCAGTGCCAGGCAGGCCAGGTTGACGGTGGCATAAACCAGGAGGAAGAAGGTGGTCACGACCCCCGCAATGGTGTTGAGCTTCCCAGAGAAGAGCACCAGCTGCAGAGAGCATGAGGGGGCACAGGGTGAATGCATCCCCTGGGACGGCACCCCCAACATGGGCCCAAGACATCCCTGATGAGTTTGGGGCACGCCGTGGCAGCACGTGGGGAAAGGGTAAGGGTAGTGCCACGTGGGCATGGATCCCTGCCCCTTGCTGTGATTCATCCTTCATTTATGGGCTCACGGAGGGAAGGGCACAGCTGCAGCAGGACCCACAGGGCAGGGAGGGTACCCAAGGGCAGGGGGACGTGCCAGGCTCCGTGACACCCAGCCCAGGTGCCAAGCCACCTTCAAGTGGTAGGGCTGGGAAAGGAGCATCGCTGGCAAACTCACCTGTACCACCAGCCAGGAGAGGATCACTGCCATCACGGGGTTCCCGCTCGCAGACGTCTTCTTGGCCAGCGCCAGTGCCCGGCCTGCGGGCAGAGCGGGGAGGTTGGGCTTGGGCACCAACAGGCTCGGCCACCAACCAGGAGTCCTGTCCCCACCCTgagtgctggggtgggggcaaaTGCCAGGGCACACAGGTGACACAAGTGGGCACACGCCAACACACAAAGCATCGCCCCACATGAGGAAGGGGGTTTCCTGGTGCCAGGGCTGGTCCCTGGCAGGGACAAACTGCTGGGTCGGCTCTGGCAGGTGCTAGCATGCGCTGGGTACTCACCAAAGAGATCATCCCGGGCCAGGGCGTAGAGGATGCGGGATGCCCCAATGAGGTTGCTCATGGCCGCGGAGAGAGTGGCAGCGTAGATGCCCACAGTGACCAGGGGTGGGAAGATACTGATGTCACGCAGGAAGCCGTAGTCTTTCTGCAGGAGGGTCCTGGAAAGGGACACCCACACGCTGGCACCCATCTCAGCTCAGGCAAGCATGCTCCGGCACCGGGCATACCCTGGCACCAATGGCCCTGGCAAGGGGACAGGTAGCTGTACCTGTTGCAGGTGGCACACATGAGGAAAGCCAGCAGGTTGTAGACGAGGTAGGTGAAGAGCACAGCAGAGATGGTGCCCCGTGGGATGGAGTAGCTTGGGCGCTTCAGGTCCCCTGTGGGCAGAAGCAGGCAGCATTAGCGCCCACAGGcgcagcagcccctgctctcctccacctTACGCtcctgctcccagtgccacccagcccagcaccccatgCCCGTACCTGACATGTTGGAGCCTGCCATGATGCCGGTGCAGCCGTTGAACATCACCGCAAAAACAGAGCTGAAGCTCATCATCTGCCCGGTGGTGTAGTCCACCGCGTACCCACCTGCAGAACACATGGGCACAGGCTGTGACAGGCTGTACAGGGTGGCACAGCCCCACCATATACCTTCTCCTTGACGTCCCCATACACCTTCTCCTTGATGTCCCCATACCCAAACCATGGGAGAAACCACCCCACAGCACCTGCTTTGTGTCAAGCTCTCCCCATCCTCTGGTGAACCCCTGACGATGTGGAGGTGCCAGTGTCACCCCTCCCCCAGGCAGGGGTGCCACAGTGGGTACAgtgggcagggtggggagagcaGCTCCTCACCGCCCAGGTTGTCTCGCAGGGTGGCAAGAGAGAAGCCAGTGAAGGAGCCGTTCTCGATCTCGGAGCCATTGAAGTGGGGCAGGCGAATGGGCACCCCAATGGGCCGCGTGGCAAAGAAGCTGACGAGGATGGTGCCCAGGACGCCTGCGACGATGACGAAGATGAGGAAGGTGGCCTTGGCGTAGATGGAGGCACCCACAAGGCACACGACGAGGCAGAGAGCCAGCAGCACGGTGCCGTAGAGCAGCTCATACCAGTAGCTCTGAGGCAGGACATGGACACCTGTGCCCGCTTtttgccctgggcagagacaagCCAGTATCAGTGGAGCTCAGAGGGGGCATAACCAGGAGCTGAGAGCCACCGGCATTGTCCCAGGCATGATGGGCACCAACTCACTGGCCAGAGGTCTGGGCAAGCCATGCCAGCTGTCAGGCATGGTGTTTGGCAGGCCTGGCAGGGTGCTAGGGCTATTAGGGTAAGGGACATCCGCTGTCCCCTGCCACCACACACGGGACTACTCACCAGGCGGGATCCCAAAGCTGTCCACCACCgcctccaccagccccagcacGTAGAGGGCACTGCCACACACGTTGGCCAGGAAAAACATGATCCCAATGCTGCCCCCAAACTCCGGGCCCAGGGCACGGCTGATCATATCTTGTTCGAGTCAAGGGAAGATGCCAGCAGCCCAAAGCACCATTGGgtgccccctctcctccctcccaggcCAGGCAGGGCCACAGCTCCAGCATGGCACTCTGAGGCTGCTGGGTTGTCACCTGATTTTGGCCTGCATGTCCtgacccagcagcacccacagcaaaGGATACAGTAGGCTCCTCCAGCATCCAGCGCCCCGTTGGTAGCAATGGCACACACAGACAGCACTGTCATGCCGATGATGAAGTACGCCACCGCAAACATGGCCAGGGCTTGGTACAACCCAGCATGGCCCACCACAAACCCTGCCAAGGATGGGGGAGAGGCCGGCGTGCCCATGAGCTGGGCACGGACCACCTCCCACAGGGTCCCCAGGAAACAGACAACCCCCCCCCAGACCAAGGCACACGAGCTGCTCCCATCCCTGTGCCCACAGCTCCCCACACACATGCCACCCCCTTCCCGGCCAGGGTCAGGATCTCCCCACCCCGAGGGGCTGCCACCTCCCACCCACAGCAGCGCCTGGGGCCAGCCCAGCCAGTGCCCCCCACCTCAGGgcatctccatcctcctgccaTGCTAGGATCAGGCCCAATGGCACCCTGGGCACGGGCAGCTCAGAGGGGAACacccaaaaagcaagcaaacagggcagggactctgctgctcacccagccccggggcacggtgggggggtgggaccctcatgccctgctgtccccctcAGAGCGCAGGGGGTGCCTTTAACCCCAGCTCGGGCACCAGGAGCTGATGGACTCCCCGTAGGGTTCACGTTGCCTCCCCGCTTGCCTGCTGCAAAAGCAGGAAGCAGAAGCAGCCCTGGGGCGTCCCTGCCAGCCGGGGGaccgctccccggcccccccaccccggggataAGGCACCCAGAGCCTCTCCATCCCGGGGATAGGGCACCCCGAGCccccctgccaccctgcctggggTGATGGAAGGCGAGCCCAGCCGGCGGCAGCAGGGGCAGGACAGGGCCGTCTGCGGCCGCAGGGAGATGCCCTATCTCAGCCACAAGCCAGGCCGCAGCCATGCCCGCCGGGAGGCAAGGGGGATGCCGGGGCACGGCAGGGGCACGCGCACCACAAGGAGCCCTCGGGGCGAGAGGCTGCGTTTGGGGGCACCCCCTGCGATCCCCAGAGGGCTGGAGGGTACCCAAGTGCCAAAAGCAGGGGCcggagggggggaggaaaggaagaggtgCCTGAAAGCAGTGGGGGAGGGTAAGGACGAGGGGCTGCTCGCCCTGGAAATCTGGGGGGTGACTGAGGcatgggggcagtgggggacTGCTGGGGGGGAGCCACGGCCCCTCCACGGTGGGACGGTTCCTCTTCCCGGCAGCTCccctccccctccgccccgcacttcccctccagccccgcggccgccgggggacgcacccccgggctggggggaccggggcaggcaggggtaCCCCCAGTGCCCACTGTGGGGTAGGGGCTGGGGGGTCAGAGCCTGCACGAGGACCCCCagcaggggggtggggagggcgtGAGTGATGGCAGCAGAGAGCTGTACCCCCAGCCCACACCTCAGGGAGGGGTCCCCTCGGGCAGAGGAAGGGGCTCAAGGCCCCCCAGGGCCTGCAGGGGCCCCCCCCGGGCACTCAGCCAACTCCCGCCCTGGGCTTTCCGTGGGCGGaaagtgaaagaggaaaagcCTTCCCTGTTCCCGGACCCGGGCAGACGCCCAGGCCTCTGCCTGGCCCAGGCTGGGTTGGGGCATCTCCCCCCACCAGAGCCCCCCAGATGGCTCCTCTCTCCCCCAGTCCGTGCCCAGCCTGCCCCCCTAGTTCTCCCAGGCTGCTCAGTAACAGACCCATAAGCCAAACTGGGAGCAGACTGGGACCCAGTCTGTGCCCTCTGAACAGCACAGAGATGGGGGGGCAGCTGGATGCCCGATGGGGGACACCAGGGTCCTGCCCTTGTGACACCATGTGGGATCTGGGAGAGAACTGGGCTGTTGTACTGGGGTGCTGGAGCCTGGCACTGGGGGATGCCTGGGAAGCAGTGGGGTCCTGGCACTGAGGCATGGGGAGACATGAGGGCACTGGGATCCCGCTTAGGGAAGGCACTGGGAAGGCACAGGGGGTCCTACCTCTGGGACACTAGGACTTCAGACTGAGGTCCCTTAGTGGGGGCACTGGGGTTCCTAACTGGGTTCCCATCTGGTGGGTACAGTGGGAGCCCTGCAGCCTGAGGCATCAGACCGGAGGGGTCAGGAGGGGACACACTGCACTGGGACCCCAGCCTGGGGGAGAATGGAGAGGGCACTGCGACTCCAGACTGGGAGGCTCAGGAGAAGGCACTGGGGCCCttgactgggggcactggggtgagCAGTGGGGTGAGCACTGGAGGGGAGCACTGGGACTCGAGAGAGGGAGGCTCGAGAGAGGGCACTGGGAGGACACTGGGAGGACACTGGGAACCCAGACTGGGGGAGTTctgggggagcactgggaagtcagacagggaggctggggggagcacagggagggCAAAGGGAGGACACTGGTGCTCTAGACTGGGGGGGCTCGGGGTGAACACGAGGGCTCCCAGATGTGAGGGCTCCGGACTCAGGGGTCCTCGGGAGGACACCGGGCCCCGGGAGGACACCGGGCCCGGCCTGGGGGTGCCAGGCAGGGATGGTGAACCTCggggggccccggggggcggccgggagggGGTGGGGCGGGGGCTGGCGGCACTCACCGAGTCGCAGGAAGAGGACGACGCTGAACATGGAGAGCAAGGTGGGCACCACGACGCCCAGGAAGGTGGGCAGCTTGCGGggggcgacggcggcggcggcggcccggccgcgggcgcgctcccggccccgctcctcctcgCCGGAGCCGCCGCACAGGCGGTAGGTGAGCAGCGCGCTCCGCTCCGAGCTCGCCATGGCCCggcacggccccggcccccgccggccccgaaACGCTCCCGGccctggccccggcccccgccggccccgcccgccgACCCGGGCCCgacccgccgcgccccgcccacAGCACCGCCCCTCCCGCCGGACCACGCCCCCGACCCGCCGGGTAGGCCACGCCCCGGTATGGATAGGCTCCGCCCGCCGTAGGGATAGGCCACGCCCCATCCCCCCTCGGGAAGGCCCCGCCTATCCGCATAGACCCCGCCCCAGGCTGGCGGGAAGCCACGCCCCTTTGCTGGCCACGCCCCTTTGCTGGCCCCGCCCACAGCCCCCCGCCCTCACCTCACCCTTACGGCGGCTCCCGAGCACAAATGCACCCCCACAGcgcatcccccaccccccccgcccccagaggggtcccaccccaacacccccacgcacagtgacccccccagccccagcggcacCCCACACCCCGAGCCCCTCCAACCGCCGGCCCTCCCGGGGTCTCCCCGCTGCTGGTACCCGGCACTGCCCCCTCCCGCCATCCCGAGTCACTCCCCACCACTCGTCCCGACACCCCAAAaccggcccccgcccccccgcatcGCCACacgccccccgacccccccacaccAGCCGGAGTCAACCTGTGGCGCCAACACCCCGATACCGACCCCGGCACCCCCAGGctgcccccggggacccccccatccccggtgCCCGCTCCAcgcgcccccctccccctcgCCGGTGCCGGCCGGGCTCGGCTGCCCGCGCCAATTACCGGACAATCGGGGCCCCCGGGGGCgccgtccctccccgccgccggggctgggaTCTGCCCGGACCCCGGGGTCccactgccgccgccgcccggggcggCCGAGCGCCTCGCCAATTAGGTTAATGGGGTTGGCACCGGCACCGGGGCCGGGAGGCGAGGGGGAGACACGGTGGGGCCCCGAGGGAGAACCCCACGGCGGCCTTGCGCACCCACGGGCAGCCGAGCGGCTGACCCCCACGGCGCAAGCCCGTGTCACGGGTGGGGGGACCGGTGCGGGGACACCGGGGCGGAGCGCGGGGCCGCTCCCCGCGGTGGGATGGCTctgccccccccgtcccccaccTCGTCCCCGCTGTTCCCCGTGGGGCAGAGGCGCAGCGTgcccccgcggtgtccccgcgGCCGAGGTGGGAGCCCGGCGGGGCCAGGGCTTTCATCTGCGGCGGGCCTGTCGCCGTGCCAGCCGCGGGCAGCGCCGCGCCTTTGATGTGCCACTGAAGCGGCATTGTCCGCGCCCCGCTGGCACcatcggggccgggggggaccgCGGCACGGCCGGGGTTGCGGGCACGGAGGCGCCCCTGCCCCTAATGGGGAcgggggtggcagcagggacacCCCTTCCCCTCCGGCCACtaaatggggatggggacacgggcacCTAACGCACCTaatggggacagaggaggggtGTGTGGGCAGCCCCTAaggaggagagagatgggggcatggacaccCCCTGTCCCCCAATGGATGTGGGGACAGGGGCACCCCCTGACTCCTAaatgggcatggggacacgggcaCCCCCCGCCCCTAACAGGGACCAAGGTGCGGACCCGGGCAACCCTGTCCCCTGACAgggatagagatagagatagggGCACGGCCCCCCTTGAATGGACTTAGGGACACGGGCACCCCCTGCCTCTAACAGGGACGGAGGTGCAGACCGGgccacccctgccccccaacaGGGACAAAGATGGGGCCACGGGCCCCCATCTGTGCCCCAAAGAGGTGGTGGGGATGCGGCCGCACCCTGCCCCGCCAAAGGAGCTGACGCCGGGCCCATGGGCACAGGAGCGTGGCAATGCGGGCGGGAGGGCGGCATGGGCACCCCAAAAATGTGGGGCCAACGACAAGCCAAATTGCAGACACTGGGGGGGACCCCCTCCAGCTGGGCAGGCGAGTGTGGCACTCCATCCCTATGGACAAAGCTGACCCCCCAGTCCCGGGCACGCTGCCCGCTCTCTGCCCGCTGCTGACGcaaagcaagaaaagcagccgGTGCCCCGGCCCCACCTGActcccccccccgtcaccccccgggACGCGcgtccccccctgcacccctggcGAGGAACGGTCTCGGTGTGGACACGGCGTGCTGGGGGGGCACCGTAAGGGGGGTCGCCGGGGCCAGCCGGTGCTCAGCACGGGGGTGCGGTGCCCCTGCGCCGGGCGGCCCGTTCAGCCAAGGTTGGGCTGCCACAGAGAAAGGGACACCCCCACACGCACACCTCCCCCCCGCCTCAtatgcgtgtgtcccccccggctcGCAATGGCCGCCCGGCCGCTCCCGGCCCGCTGCCCGCCTTTGAAGCCCCCGGCGGGTCTCCCACGCCGGGCCCGGGGCCCCCGCGCCCCGCAGCCGGCCCGTGCGTTCCCACCCgcccgctgtcccccccccgccctcgccccccgcccggggcccgcAGGAGGGAGGGTGGCGCGGCCGGGGCTTGGCGTGAAAATGATCAAGGGCCGCGGGCAGCGCCGGAGCGCAGCGCCCGTCTGATGCTGCCCGCCCGGAGGCCCCGTCGAACAAAGGCGGCATTGAAGCCCCGGctgcgccccccccgccgccccccgccccgagctggcATCTTGGCGCGACATTAATGAACTCGCCTGTTTGTGCTCCCCCggcccctctctcctcccaccgcCCGGGGGGCACCGTATATATCCATCCCTCCTCGCCCGCCTCGGGCATTTCGGGggctcccccctcctgcccccctttgCCCGCCCGGGGATGGAGCGAAGAGGAAAGAGGATGCGGGGCGCTCTCCTCGGGGTCCACCTGGTCCCCCCGGcgctgctgctgatgctgctgcagctggcgGGGGGAGCCCCCCTGGGCCAGGGGCTGTACCCCATGCCGGCCAGCGTCTTGCAAGGTCAgtggggcacggggacagggtCATCTTTGCGGGAGGGTTTGGCTGCGGACGGGGCGGCTGTAGGAGCCAGGACTCCTAGATTCACTCTCAGGAAGTGGGGAAGGGCAAACAGGATGCCTGGGTCCCTGGCAAAGCCCTCCAGCCCCTGGGGCATGCCCACGCTGCCTGGACTGGCTGGCAAGCGCTGCCCATggcacctggggacaccagggtTTCAGGGAGTGGTGTGTTCATGCCCCACAGCCGCcagttctccctcctgcctcagtACCTGTGCCAGCCCCGGGGGACCCTCTGCCctggcatggccagcaggagGGTGGCTGTGGGTGGGGACAGGTGGGGACAGGTACGGGCACACATGGGGATGCACACGCAGGTCATGCACAGGACTGCACACACATGGGCACATGCAGGGACATGCAGACACGGGCACACAAGTGTGCGCCCACGGTGCAGGCACAGGTGTGCACCGAGgtacacgcacacagacacacatggggacacccGCGGGGGCTCACACCCCGCTGCATGCCCACGTGTGTGCTCACAGGGTCTCCTCATACAACGGGCACACACAGACCCGGGCAAACACCCTGTA
The sequence above is a segment of the Larus michahellis chromosome 6, bLarMic1.1, whole genome shotgun sequence genome. Coding sequences within it:
- the SLC12A9 gene encoding solute carrier family 12 member 9, producing MASSERSALLTYRLCGGSGEEERGRERARGRAAAAAVAPRKLPTFLGVVVPTLLSMFSVVLFLRLGFVVGHAGLYQALAMFAVAYFIIGMTVLSVCAIATNGALDAGGAYYMISRALGPEFGGSIGIMFFLANVCGSALYVLGLVEAVVDSFGIPPGQKAGTGVHVLPQSYWYELLYGTVLLALCLVVCLVGASIYAKATFLIFVIVAGVLGTILVSFFATRPIGVPIRLPHFNGSEIENGSFTGFSLATLRDNLGGGYAVDYTTGQMMSFSSVFAVMFNGCTGIMAGSNMSGDLKRPSYSIPRGTISAVLFTYLVYNLLAFLMCATCNRTLLQKDYGFLRDISIFPPLVTVGIYAATLSAAMSNLIGASRILYALARDDLFGRALALAKKTSASGNPVMAVILSWLVVQLVLFSGKLNTIAGVVTTFFLLVYATVNLACLALEWASAPNFRPTFRYFTWHTCLLGIAGCCVMMFLISPVSASASLGFLLLLLLALHYLSPSSTWGYISQALIFHQVRKYLLMLDVRKDHVKFWRPQMLLMVQNPRSSARLIDFVNDLKKSGLYVLGHVELQDLDTLPSDPLQPQQDSWLSLVDKLNVKAFVSLTLAPSVRHGVRQLLFTSGLGGMRPNTLVLGFYDDAAPQDGLARHPAFSSAREEVPLGFPALRAPAAPKLLSAREYVGIVADALKMLRNVLLARQLESLDKAWELRRAASPPPTIHVWPVNLLRPDSARYADTCSLFLLQMACVLNMARAWRRARLRLFLCVEAGTMPHAQEEKLRQLLKDLRIQAQIQLVPWDAVTRLHWQTHQGPPGGPAPAGEAAEEEEEEAVNFPANATQVSDEYVCAANKLVLEQSPAPAVRFLYLPRPPADTSLYPLYLHQLELLTRGLGPTVLVHGVSAVTSTQL